GTATCGGCGCGGCGCCCCGATATTTAGGCAGAAGCGACGGGTGAATATTTATTCCTCCCAAACGGGGAACCTCAAGTAATTCATTCTTTAAAAGATGACCGTAAGAAGAGAGCACAAAAATATCAGGATTAAGTTTGGTAAGGGTGTTGATAAACTCCTTGTCATTGGGGTCGTCGGGAGTAAACACCTCGATCCCCTGTTCTTCCGCCCATCGGGCGACCTCAGGCAGTCGGATCTTCAACCCCCTGCCGCGGGGCTTCGGTTTTGTGACGACAACCCCTGCCAGGGTGAATTCTTCCTTGATTCTCTTGACTATCGGAAAAGTGAAATCACCCGAACCGAAAAATACAATAATCATCTATACTCCATCACCGGTTTCTTTCAATTTCGCAAGATATGCCTTCACCTTCTCTTCATCCACCTCAGCCGGATGGTCGATGATGAGCACACCGTTTAAATGGTCGATTTCATGTTGAACGGCCCTTGCCAGTAATCCGCTTGTCTCGTATACCAGATCTTCATTATATAAATTCTTCGCCTGCAGCTGTACCCATTCCGACCTCTTGATCTTCAAATACAACTCAGGAAAACTCAGACAGCCTTCTTCCTCCACCACTTCACCTTCCTGTTTGAGAATTACAGGATTTATGAACGCGACCGGCTTGGCTTGTTCCTCATGGGGAGTCGTGTTGAGTGTGAAAATCCTTAACAACGACCCTACTTGAGTAGCTGCAAGGCCTACGCCCTCTTCCTTGAGCATGGTTTCAATCATATTATCGACCAATTCAAAAACCTCTTTAGAAATAGCCTTAACCGGCTCAGCCGTTTTTCTTAATATTGGATCTGGATATTTCAGTATCTTTAAATTCAATACACCTCTTTATTTAAATCTCGAGCAAATAAATCAATACTTTACTTCGGCTTTTAACCTATTTGCTCTCCTGGGACATATCTCTTGCTTTATTCAAAACATTTACAATGTGTCCCTTTTCAATCTCGATCTTTACACCATCGGCGATAACCAGCATGACGGTTCGCTCTTTGACGTTGGCGATTGTTCCGTATATCCCTGAAGATGTAACCACACGATCATCTTTCTTCAGTGCCTCCAGCAATTTACGATGCTGTTTCTGCTTCTTCTGCTGAGGCAGGATCAAGAGGAAATAGAATACGACAAAGATAAGTATCAGAGGCAGAAAACTCATCAATGGATTACTCTGCTGCTGACCGCTCTGCTCACACGTCTGCTGAAACAGAAATAAGAACATAATACCTTCTCCTTTCTTTCAAGATGCTATTATATATATTTTTATCGGTAAGTCAAGACCTGATATCTCATCTCGGCGACGGAGTCTGAACAGACCCCAGGACAGGATACTGCTGTCAAGCCTATTTCACTAAAAATTGTTGAAGTTCTTCCATCCCTTCATAATCGGTCAAATCCAATTTCAGAGGGGTTATCGATACATAATGTTCTTTAACCGCCTTAAAATCCGTATCAGCGGCGATCTTGTAAGAGAGAGTGCCGTTGATCACACTATACATAACGTTCTCCTTTTCACTGTTTCTGATTACCTTATCCCGGTAGATTCTCTTACCCATCTTGGTTATCTTCTCACCCTTCAACCTTCCCTCGGGGATATTCACATTGAGCACCAATCGGCGGATCTTTATCTCGAGCAATCGTTTTATTAAATTTCGGGAATACTTAACCGCCGATGAAAAATTATTATATTCACGGGACGACAGGGAAATCGCGATCGAATTGATCCCCAATGTCGCACCCTGGAGCGCCGCCGCCACGGTTCCTGAATAAAAGACATCACTTCCCATATTCGGACCGTGGTTTATTCCGGCGACCACCATATCGATATTCATCTTGATCAAATCATGGTATGCCAGAAGAACACAATCAGTAGGTGTCCCGTCAATGGTATAGAACCTGTCGCGTATCTTCTCCACCCGTATCGGACGCCTCAGTGTCAAAGAATGGCTGGCTCCGCTCTGCTGAAAACGGGGAGCCACGGCGAAGACTTCAAAATCTTTTTTGAGTTCTTTATAAAGTGCCTGAAAGCCCAGGGCGTCGTATCCGTCGTCGTTTGTCAACAAAATCAATGCCATAACAACCCCACCGCCATCTTGATGAATCTGATTGTATCAATCACCGGATGAATATAACTGCTCTCGTTATTATAGACGGTCGTTATCGGAATAAAACCGATATGATAATCGTTCTTTATCGCCTTAAAGACCATCTCTGATTCTGTCTGATAATTGTTCGTCTTCAAAAAGACCTTTTCAAATATCCTTAAATTTATATATCGAAAGCCGCACTGCACATCGGGTATGCTTTTTTGCGAAAGCACCGAAATCACCAGTGAAGTGATTCGATTTACAAGCCGCCTTAACGAAGGCATCTTAAGAACATCGCGCCGCATACCGATAATCAAATCATAGCCGTTACAGAGCTCCAAAAAATTATTGATCTCCTCAACCCGATGCTGGCCGTCGGCGTCGAGCGTGAAAACACCCTGCAAACGCATCAATCTGGCTTTTTCAAAACCACGTTTCAATGCCGCTCCCTTACCGAGATTTTTTTCATTCTTGAGCAACGCCACACCGAATCCCGCGACAACCTCTGAAGTCTGATCAGTCGAACCGTCGTCAATCACGATGATATTTTCCTTTTTAAAACCATACTTAAGCAAAGCATCAAGCACCGCACCGATTGTCTTCTCCGCGTTCAGTGCGGGAATGACGACTCCCGTCTTTTCCAAATCCACACCCAATTCTATTCCACAATCATTAAATGTCAATGTCTAACTGAGAATCTCTTTTATCTCTCTAATGTATCCGTTGATCCGTCTTTTATCAACACCTTCTCCGATGATTCGGACAAGCGGTTCGGTCTGTGACGGTCTGATATGCAACCAGTAATCAGGGCGAGTGATTCTCAATCCATCAAGAGTATTTATTCTGCCGGGAAACTTTTTGATGATCTTCTTCTTCCGCCTCTCAAAGATCTCCGCGTTTATCCGCACCTTCTTCTTTATCATATAATATTTCGGATACAGATCTATGATCTCCGACAACCTCTTATTACGTCGCCTCAGTAATTTTATGATCAGGGCCGCGCCGACCAGAGCGTCGCGTGTCAGATTTATCCGAGGATAAATAACCCCTCCATTACCTTCTCCACCGATCACGCCGTTCACCTTCAACATCTTCGCCACGACATTCGCCTCACCGACACCGGTTCGGAACAATCGGCAATTATACTTTTTGGTGATAAAGTCCATCAATGCAGTGGTGGACAGATTGGTCACCACATTCCCCTTTGTCCTGCTCAATATTAAGTCAGTCGCCAGAACCAATGTCTTCTCTTCGCCGACCGCCCTGCCTTGTTCATCAACAACAGAGAGTCGGTCACAATCAGGGTCACAGGCGAAACCGAGGTCCAACCCCTTCTCTTTCACAAAACGGCATAATCCCTTGATGTTCTCCGGTGTGGGTTCCGGGCCCCGGGGAAAATCAGAACTGAATCTGCAGTTGTATCTGTAAACTCTGCAGCCCAGAGCCTCGAGCAGTTCGGGCAGTGCAATTGAACCGGCGCCGTTTACAGCATCAACCGCGACTCTCAAAGACGCACCCGCCTTTGAATCCATGCGCAGCGCATGTTTGATCTTTGTAATCTGTTTTCCGACTCCATCAACAGACGATCTTTCAAAACCAGAAGAAGAAATCTCCTGGTAGACATCCCTTCCGTCGATAAATCTCTTAAATCTCTTGAATTCCCGTCCATTGAAAAACCTGCCTTCTTCGGAGATGAACTTCAATGCATTCCAATTTGATGGATTGTGGCTCGCCGTGACCGCGATACCGCCGTTTGCCTTTAATGACTTGACCATAAAGACAACAGTGGGTGTCGGAACAATGCCCAAGTCCACCACACTGCAATCGGCACTAATCAATCCCTGAATTACGGCATCGCGGAAGGCTATGCCCGACCCCCTTGCATCCCGACCGACCACCACCCTGCCCGGTTTCACATACCTGCCGAACAGAACGGCATACTGGTAAATTATATGGGGGGTCAAATCCCTGCCCACAATACCACGCAGTCCTGAAATGCTGAAGATCAACGGCATAGGGTTATTATATTATGAAAAACCCTGATGTCAATGCGTTAATACACCACCATATCGCCCTTTACTCTCTACAATCCGAATTCCGAAATGCCTTTATTCGCCGTCTCTCCTTTTCCCCTTGTCATTCTGAGTCCGCCACAGGCGGACGAAGAATCTCTCTCTGTCATATTGATACCCGCATTATCCCCTTGACATCTTTCACTAAAAGAATATACTAAATTTATGCGTGCAGATAATTTAACCATAAAGATTAAAAGCGATAAACCACTGATAGTACTTTCAGTCGACGAGTATGAAAGTATGAAAGAAACAATTGAATTGCTGACACATTATCCTGATTTGCTTAAAGAGCTAAAAGAAGAACGCAAACAGATTAATAAAGGTAAATTTATCACACTAAACAGTTACAAGGCAAAATACAAAAAACGTTGAAATTTGTTATTATCCTTTCTCCCCGTACTGAAAAATTTTTGGATAGCATCCACAAACATAATCGTCGATCATTTAAATACTTAATGCAAGCCTTAGACAAGATTGCCGAGAACCCCTATACAGCAAAGCCTTTGCTTGGGAGCCTTAAAGGTTATTACTCGTATCGTGTGGGTAATCACCGAATTATATTTGAAATTAATAAAAAAAAGTCAGAAATTTATGTCGAGAAGATTGCCCATCGCAGTGTTGTTTACAAACGATAGCTCAAAATTTCCAACTCTATTTTTCTTCACTTAAAATTCGTTCCACTCCCGCGTTCCCTGCTTCTCCCCTTCTCCCATTCTCTGCTTCTCCCATTTCCCCTCTGTCATTCTGAGTCCGCCGCAGGCGGACGAAGAATCTCCCTTTACTAACGCTCTAAACGATCTCAACGTCCTGTCCTTTCAAATCCGAAATCCGAAATGCCTTTATTCTCCCATTCCCCGTTTCTCCCTTTCTCCGTCTCTCCTCTTTCTCCCATTCCCCTCTTTTCCTCCCCCTTGAGGGGGGAGGATTAAGGTGGGGGTGATCTTTCTTCCAACGCAGCTCTCTTCCAGCACCGCTCCAAACGCTCTAAACGCTCCAAACGTCCTGTTCTTTCAAATCCGAAATCCGAAATGCCCTTATTCTCCGTCTCCCCCCTTCCCCGTTTCTCCATTTCTCCGTCTCTCCTCTTTCTCCCATTCCCCTCTTTTCCTCCCCCTTGAGGGGGGAGGATTAAGGTGGGGGTGATCTTTCTTCCAACGCAGCTCTCTTCCAGCACCGCTCCAAACGCTCTAAACGCTCCAAACGTCCTGTTCCTTTCCAAATATGCAATGGTCACTCTGTCATTCTGGTAATTACCAGAATGACAGAGTGGCTTGCGAAGTGGAGATAGGGCAAGAGGGAATAAGACGGCAGGCTGGGTCTGGACAGAATCAGTTTCCAGTTTCGAGGGTTGATCCCACTTAATGACAGGATTTAAAATGACTCTTGGCCGGGATTTCTCTGGAAGTAATGCTGGCAAAATTTTACTTGATCTTGGCCACGAGTCTTGCCCTCAGCTGTTCGTATATATAGTTGTTTGACGAAAAGAGTAAGGCATCTGCTTCTTTCAGAAGATTTACAAATCTTTCGAGATCGAGATTAATCAGTTTTTTCGGGTATTTTAAATATTGTGTCCGCATCCGAAACAATTCGTTGATATTCTTTTTCCATTGTGGGAAGAATTTCTTTAGTGTAAAAGTAGACGATGAAAGTTCAATAATCCATCTATTTTCAAACGTGTTTTTTTCTTCCGGGTCAGATATTTTAAGTGGAAATCTGGAAACCTCTTCAAAAAAGGATTTTTTTTCCCAAAATATCTGGGACATTACCTTATCAATGGATCGCAAATCCTGGGCTAATTCAAGCCATACTAAAAAGGAAAGTTCATCATATAAAA
This window of the candidate division WOR-3 bacterium genome carries:
- the yajC gene encoding preprotein translocase subunit YajC, with protein sequence MFLFLFQQTCEQSGQQQSNPLMSFLPLILIFVVFYFLLILPQQKKQKQHRKLLEALKKDDRVVTSSGIYGTIANVKERTVMLVIADGVKIEIEKGHIVNVLNKARDMSQESK
- a CDS encoding glycosyltransferase family 2 protein; the encoded protein is MTFNDCGIELGVDLEKTGVVIPALNAEKTIGAVLDALLKYGFKKENIIVIDDGSTDQTSEVVAGFGVALLKNEKNLGKGAALKRGFEKARLMRLQGVFTLDADGQHRVEEINNFLELCNGYDLIIGMRRDVLKMPSLRRLVNRITSLVISVLSQKSIPDVQCGFRYINLRIFEKVFLKTNNYQTESEMVFKAIKNDYHIGFIPITTVYNNESSYIHPVIDTIRFIKMAVGLLWH
- a CDS encoding type II toxin-antitoxin system RelE/ParE family toxin, whose product is MILSPRTEKFLDSIHKHNRRSFKYLMQALDKIAENPYTAKPLLGSLKGYYSYRVGNHRIIFEINKKKSEIYVEKIAHRSVVYKR
- the glmM gene encoding phosphoglucosamine mutase gives rise to the protein MPLIFSISGLRGIVGRDLTPHIIYQYAVLFGRYVKPGRVVVGRDARGSGIAFRDAVIQGLISADCSVVDLGIVPTPTVVFMVKSLKANGGIAVTASHNPSNWNALKFISEEGRFFNGREFKRFKRFIDGRDVYQEISSSGFERSSVDGVGKQITKIKHALRMDSKAGASLRVAVDAVNGAGSIALPELLEALGCRVYRYNCRFSSDFPRGPEPTPENIKGLCRFVKEKGLDLGFACDPDCDRLSVVDEQGRAVGEEKTLVLATDLILSRTKGNVVTNLSTTALMDFITKKYNCRLFRTGVGEANVVAKMLKVNGVIGGEGNGGVIYPRINLTRDALVGAALIIKLLRRRNKRLSEIIDLYPKYYMIKKKVRINAEIFERRKKKIIKKFPGRINTLDGLRITRPDYWLHIRPSQTEPLVRIIGEGVDKRRINGYIREIKEILS
- the surE gene encoding 5'/3'-nucleotidase SurE: MALILLTNDDGYDALGFQALYKELKKDFEVFAVAPRFQQSGASHSLTLRRPIRVEKIRDRFYTIDGTPTDCVLLAYHDLIKMNIDMVVAGINHGPNMGSDVFYSGTVAAALQGATLGINSIAISLSSREYNNFSSAVKYSRNLIKRLLEIKIRRLVLNVNIPEGRLKGEKITKMGKRIYRDKVIRNSEKENVMYSVINGTLSYKIAADTDFKAVKEHYVSITPLKLDLTDYEGMEELQQFLVK
- the def gene encoding peptide deformylase — its product is MNLKILKYPDPILRKTAEPVKAISKEVFELVDNMIETMLKEEGVGLAATQVGSLLRIFTLNTTPHEEQAKPVAFINPVILKQEGEVVEEEGCLSFPELYLKIKRSEWVQLQAKNLYNEDLVYETSGLLARAVQHEIDHLNGVLIIDHPAEVDEEKVKAYLAKLKETGDGV